A window of Paenibacillus phoenicis genomic DNA:
CAGGCATTAAAGTCTGCCGGAATCGAGACGCGAGAGACTCAGCGCCAAGTGGTGATCGCCGAAGCTGACCTCTCCAACCTCATTGGATCTGCGCTAAGCGGGCAGAATAGCCAACTGACGACACTGGCTGTTGTGGATGAACAAGAGGTTGCTGGGATGGATTTGGGTCCCAAAGAAGCGCTGTTGGCTGGTTCAAGCAATTTGTTGGAGCAGTTCATGGGCTTGCGGTCCAAAGGGGATATGACGATAAAGGGGAACTCGCAGTCCATTCCAGTGACCGTGATCGATACGATGAAGGATGCGATTGTATCGATCCATTTTTCCTCGGGTTTGCCGTCGGTCATCCTTGATCATGCCGACTTCGAGCAACTGATGCAGGATATGAATCGGGAACTTCAGAGTTCCTACCGGGTCTATTATGGGATCGATATTGCGAATCCCGACTCGAAGCAACAAGCGGACCGGATCTATCACGAGTTGGGCTTCGACAAGAAACCAGGCGCGTTGTCGCAAATCAGAATCATTATGGAACAAAGAAGCAACATGGGATTGATCATGTTTATCGTTGGTTTCCTGGGATTAACCTTCCTGATCACTTCAGGCTGTATCCTGTATTTCAAGCAAATGGGCGAAGGGGAAGAAGAGAAGCCAAGTTACACCATCTTACGCAAGCTGGGATTCACGCCGGGCAACCTGCTCCAGGGCACTCAATACAAGCAGTTGTTTAACTTTGGTATCCCGTTGGTTGTAGGTTTGTCGCATAGTTATTTTGCGGTTCGCTCCGGCTGGTTCTTGTTCGGGACGGAGCTATGGACCCCGATGATCTTGGTCATGCTGATTTATACCGCGCTGTATTCGATTTTTGGGCTGTTGTCGGTTCTTTACTATAAACGAGTTATCAAGGAATCGTTATAATACAGGGAGCACTTAAGCAAAAACAAGGCAGGAACTCCTCATTGGAGGATTCCCGCCTTGTTTTATGTGGTTAAGGTTTCTTTGGAAGGCTGTAAGCTTCCCGAATCAGCGCAAAATAGGTATCGGCTAACACAACTTCAAATTCCGGTCCCAGCGCTTGTGTGATCGCGACAACGTCCGATGGTCTCATGCTCCAAGCGTTGACCCCTACGGAAACAAACATCGGCGAGTTCCCGTCCCAAGAAGCCTTCGCATCATTCAAAATGTTGATACCATCTCTGACCGTGGTCGTGCCTTTGAAATAAGAAACGGGTAAATTGCCGTTGACGATTTCTACGTAATTTTGGCTCCCGCCACCAAGGAACAGGCCTGGTACTTTCAAGTATTTCACATAGGCTTCTGCTTTGGAACCGGTGAGAGGAACGTCACGGGCGTCTTGACGGTTGATTACAAAAGGATACGACATGCCGGATTTCTTCAAATACGGGTAGGAATCCTTCATGAATTGGGCAAAGCTCTCCTCCGGCCAAACCTGCGGACTGAAATACCCGGCTCCTGAAGGTCCGGCTACCAGCAGGTCATTTTTCGTAGCGGTGGACTGGTAATAGTCTAAGATCGCAGGGGCCGCATCAACGAGGAGCGGGCTAGCCGACCAGTTCATGGGTACTTGGCCGCGGGCAGGATCATCCCAAAGATTGCGCATATGATTTTGATCGTACTGCAGGTTATCGCCCTCACCAAACGTGAAGGTCACGTAGATCTTGTTGTTCAACTTCGGAGTTACCGGCTTGTTCGGCTTGGCCGGCTTCGCTTTCGTCCCCGCCATGACCGTCATATTATGGAACCAGTCGGAAGGCAGGACGTAAACACCATAACTAGAGGTCAGGTCAACCCCAGCGATTTCGCCTTCCACATCATTATCAAACCAACCCAAATACGGTGTTCCTGGTTCTACATCCGCTAAAATCCGTTCGAACAACGCCCTTTGTTCAGGTACTCCGCTGGAAAGCCAGAACACCATCGCTTTGTTGGCTACCGCGTAATCGCGGAGGTAGCCGAACGGCTCCTTCGTTTCAGAGGAGAGCGGCTTCACTTTGCTGGCGGAAACTTTAAATTGATTCCACATTTCGACGCTAACGGTTAAATGCTGGGTTCCCGCCGGTGGAATAAATTCGTAGACGAAATAGTTGCCGTTATCGGCAAACCGGTGGTCCGCACCCGGCAAAAACTTGGAGCCGTGCCGGTCATACAAAAACGGTTCTTCTTCCGGCGTGCCGGTCTCAAAATGAACAATCTCCTCACCGTCTGCCGATACGCTGATCTCATGAACGGCAGGACCCCAGCCGTCCTGGGTGTAAGCATCCTGGAACCGCAGGTAGACAGCCTCTCCGCCTAGGAACTCGGTCAAATCCAGTTCATACGTTCTCCGGTTGCTGGCATCACGGATTTGCTCCGGTTCCGTAAGAATTGTCTTGAATGATGCGAAATTATCCGGAGGGAGCGGGATGGACGTATTCGGACTGAGACCGACCAGCATCCGTTTTGTCGTTTGACTCCATAAATGCTCGTATTGCCAAGTGTAAGCCTCCATCCGATCTTTGAACTTCCCTTGCAGGTCCTCAACGACACGCAAGCGATAAGGCGCCGCAGTTAGTTCTTGGGCCAGTTCGGGGCTTGCTACGACAGCGTCCTTCAAACCGGCAAGCGTCGTCGCCACATTAATCGAATCAGGCACGGCCGGATCATAGACGATTACGCCTTTGACCTCCCGGGCATACGCCTTGACGATGTCCAGTGGATTTTCGTGAATCCGATAAGGCACCTTAATATCGTTTAACCAAGGATCTTTCTCATTTTGCTGCACGTAAATTCGGGGTTCCTTGCGGTTGACGATCCCTTGAAGTGTTGTCAGCAGAAGCTCGATGTCCCCTGGCTTGTCGTACACTTGAGCCACATCCAAGCGCTTGGCTTTGGCGAAGGTAGGGAGCTCCTGATTCTTCGGCCAAACGATGCCGCTCTTCTTGTTTAGTTCCGCTGAAATCGAGCTGTCTGCGGAGGCTCCTAACGGCATGGTTAACGTACATACTAGTGCTAAACCGAGCGTGATCCATTTGCGCAACATCATTTCGACACCTCTCTTCTTAGAATAAGTTGCGAAAGACTTGTCCGATTCGATCGTTCGATATACCACCTCCTGATGGTTATGGATGTGATTGGAAAGGTTTATAAGATATATTTAATATATTATATTGTATATTTCAATAGCTTCGACAAAACTTCACAGGGATCGATTGAAACATATTTATTAACCGATGTCTCGACTTCGTTCTATAGGGGTAACTGTAAACCTAGAGTCAAATTTGCAAAACAAAAGCGTCGACCGTTAAATATAGCAAATATATCCTATAGATAGCCTAACTTCAGATCGATCGTCTCTCTGTTTGATCGAAATTGCATGAAAATTGTAGCTGCAGGAGACGCTATTCAGCGAAAAGGGGATATGAGTATGCCAAACCAAAAGCACGAAAACATCGAAACGGATGGGGATCCGCGCACGATCTACGAAGATACGAGCCCGCATCTCCGGACCGGCTTTATGCCGGAGCAAACGGATGTGACCTCCTTCGAGTCCGAAGAGAGAAATCCGGAGCAAGATCAAACGCGATCCTAAAGGAAACAGGCTTTCTTTAAAAGGAGGGGGCCTGTTTTGTCATGGAAAAGAGGATCTGGGC
This region includes:
- a CDS encoding GxGYxYP domain-containing protein gives rise to the protein MMLRKWITLGLALVCTLTMPLGASADSSISAELNKKSGIVWPKNQELPTFAKAKRLDVAQVYDKPGDIELLLTTLQGIVNRKEPRIYVQQNEKDPWLNDIKVPYRIHENPLDIVKAYAREVKGVIVYDPAVPDSINVATTLAGLKDAVVASPELAQELTAAPYRLRVVEDLQGKFKDRMEAYTWQYEHLWSQTTKRMLVGLSPNTSIPLPPDNFASFKTILTEPEQIRDASNRRTYELDLTEFLGGEAVYLRFQDAYTQDGWGPAVHEISVSADGEEIVHFETGTPEEEPFLYDRHGSKFLPGADHRFADNGNYFVYEFIPPAGTQHLTVSVEMWNQFKVSASKVKPLSSETKEPFGYLRDYAVANKAMVFWLSSGVPEQRALFERILADVEPGTPYLGWFDNDVEGEIAGVDLTSSYGVYVLPSDWFHNMTVMAGTKAKPAKPNKPVTPKLNNKIYVTFTFGEGDNLQYDQNHMRNLWDDPARGQVPMNWSASPLLVDAAPAILDYYQSTATKNDLLVAGPSGAGYFSPQVWPEESFAQFMKDSYPYLKKSGMSYPFVINRQDARDVPLTGSKAEAYVKYLKVPGLFLGGGSQNYVEIVNGNLPVSYFKGTTTVRDGINILNDAKASWDGNSPMFVSVGVNAWSMRPSDVVAITQALGPEFEVVLADTYFALIREAYSLPKKP